The genomic DNA TCCGTGAGCCATGCAGCCCCATTTTCTGCTCATCTTTTCCAATGACTAAGCCCGGCGTATCTTTATCGACAATAAAGGCTGTCACACCATACGTCCCTTTTCCCCGCTCTGTCGATGCGAACACGATATAGACATCCGCTTCCCCGCCGTTGGTAATAAACACCTTTGAGCCGTTCAACACGTAGTGGTCGTCTTTTTTCACAGCACGCGTTTTCAGTGAACCCGCATCAGAACCCGCTGACGGCTCCGTTAAACAGAATGCACCCAAGTATTCGCCACTCGCTAGCTTCGGTAAATAACTCGCTTTCTGCTCTTCGTTACCAAAATACATAATCGGATTTGTGCCGACAGATGTATGAACGGAAAGAATAACGCCCATAACAGCACTTACTTTTGATAGCTCATGAATTGCGCTAATGTACGAAATAAAATCCATACCTGCTCCGCCATACTCTTCTGGAACCGTAATGCCCATCAAACCGAGCTCCGCCATTTTAGTTAGGATTTCTCGCGGGAATTCGCCAGCTTCCATTCGTGGAATAAATGGCTCAATTTCCGTCTTCGCAAAGCTTCTTACCATATCCCGCATCATCTGTTGTTCTTCGGTGAATGTTAAATTCATATCGTCTGCACTCCCTTAGTTGTAAACGTAAAAACCTCGTCCTGATTTTTTACCAAGCCAACCCGCTTTGACATATTTTCGAAGCAATGGACATGGGCGATATTTTGAATCTCCGAATCCTTCATGTAGCGTTTCCATAATGTATAAGCATGTGTCGAGTCCGATGAAATCTGCTAGTTGTAGCGGCCCCATTGGATGGTTCATGCCGAGTTTCATCACTTCGTCGATCGATTCAATCGTTGCAACACCTTCATAGAGCGTATAGATTGCTTCATTGATCATTGGCATCAGCACACGATTGGCAACAAAGCCTGGGAAGTCGTTTACTTCTACTGGTGTTTTTGCTAGTTTCACTGTCATATCCTCAACCGCTTTGTAGACATCATCCTCTGTTGCAAGACCACGGATGATTTCAACAAGCTGCATAACAGGTACTGGGTTCATAAAATGCATACCAATGACTTTTTCTGGGCGATTGGTTGCTGCCGCAATTTCGGTAATTGGAAGCGAAGATGTATTGGATGCAAGAATGGCATGTGCCGGTGCAATACTATCTAGTTTCGCGAAAATCGAACGCTTAATGTCCATATTTTCAACAGCTGCTTCGATGACAATGTCCACTTTTTCCGCATCCTGCAAGTCTAGTGATTTCGTAATACGACCGAGAACCGCTGCTTTTTCCTCTTCTGTCATACGACCTTTTTCAACGTTACGTGAAAGGTTTTTCGTAATGACTGCAAGCCCTTTTGTGTAGGATTCTTCTTTGATATCATTCAATGTCACGTCAAAGCCTGCCTGTGCACATACTTGGGCAATGCCGCCCCCCATTTGCCCTGCTCCGATGACCATTACTTTTTTGATGTCCATTATTGTCTCCCCCAACTCACGCTAATTTTGGTACTTCAATCATAATCGCATCGCCTTGGCCGCCACCCGAACAAATGGATGCAATGCCAATGCCGCCACCACGGCGTTTCAATTCATGTGCCAGTGTCAAAATAATACGTGCGCCACTTGCGCCAATCGGATGTCCAAGTGCAACAGCCCCGCCGTTAACATTGACTTTTTCAGGGTCAAGATCCGCAATTTGTGCACTCGCCAACGCTACAGCCGCAAATGCTTCATTAATTTCAAACAGGTCAATATCCTGTAGTTGCTTGCCTGTCTTTTTCAACAGCTCATTGATGACGAGCCCCGGTGTTTGTGGAAAATCTTCTGGTGCAATCGCCACTTCTGCGTGACCGATAATGGTAGCCAAAGGTGTTTTGCCTTCGCGTTTCGCACGCTCTTCATTCATCAACACAAGTGCGCATGCCCCGTCGTTGACGCCTGGTGCGTTGCCTGCTGTAATCGTGCCTTCCTTGCCAAATGCCGGGCGCAATTTTGCCAACGATTCGAGTGACGTATCACGACGTGGTGCTTCGTCCGTATTCACGACCACTGGATCGCCTTTGCGCTGCGGAATCTCAATCGCAACGATTTCTTCTGCAAACAAGCCGTTATCGATTGCTTGTAAAGCACGTTCGTGACTGCGTAATGACCACGTATCCTGCGCTTCACGCGTTAACGACAATTTTTCAGCTGTTCCATTGCCATATGTCCCCATATGGACACGATCCGGTGAGAACGAACAAGAAAGCCCGTCATAGATCATGCCATCAATAAGTTGCGCGTCACCCATCTTCATACCAAAACGGCCTTTTGGCACGTAATAGGGTGCGTTAGACATCGATTCCATGCCACCTGCAACAATCACTTCTTCATCCCCAAGGCGAATAAGCTGATCGCCTAACGTCACACTACGCATACCTGATGCACACACTTTGTTAATGGTTTCTGTTTTGACCGACCATGGCAGGCCTGCTTTCGTCGCCGCTTGCCTCGAAGGTATTTGCCCTTGCCCTGCCTGCAATACCGTTCCGATGATGACTTCATCGACCTCATCTGCTGCAATGTTCGCACGATGCAATGCTTCTTTAATCGCCACACCACCAAGATCACTTGCCGTTAACGTATGTAATGCGCCACCCAATTTTGTAAAAGGCGTTCGTGCGCCCTCTACTATGACCGTTCTTGCCATGCTTATCGCCTCCAAGGTTAGTAAGTGTTAACGCTTTCACTTTCTGGAATAATACAATAATTCGGAGCGACTGAACGCTCGCTCAACAAGTTTTCATGAAAAAGGGAGTGTTTCCACTCCCTTAATTACTGCAATTGTACGATAATACTGATTGTTCCGCAACCACTTTTTGTTAGGTGTTACCGATTTTATTGTAAAACTGCAGCTTCTTCTTGCTCTTCAAGTACTTGCACAGTTTCTCCGAAAATCGAACGTTCTAGTAGCTCTGCAATGTCGTATGTGCCGACTTTGTCTTCTACTTCAACCGCTTTCGTGCCATCTGACAACATCGTCAAGCAATACGGACAGCCGGATGAAATAATGCCTGGACTTACTTCAAGTGCTTGTTCTGTACGTGCAACGTTAATGCGATGGCCCGTATCTTCTTCCATCCACATCAAACCGCCACCCGCACCACAGCACATGCCGTCTTGGCGGTTACGTTTCATCTCTACAAGATTGACGCCCGGAATTGCCTTCAAAATTTCACGTGGCGGATCATAGACATCATTGTATCGGCCGAGGTAACAAGAATCATGGAACGTGATTGTTTCATTAATCGCATGCTCTGGCTTCAATTTGCCCTTCATCACAAGTTCATACAACAATTCGGTATGGTGAATGACTTCTGCTTTAAAACCAAAGTCTGGGTATTCATTTTTAAAGATATTGTAGGCGTGCGGGTCAATCGTAACGAGTTTCGTTACGCCCGCTTTTTCGAATTCTTCGATATTCGATGTCGCTAGCTCTTGGAATAAAAACTCATTTCCTAGACGACGCGGTGTATCCCCAGAGTTCTTTTCTTTATTGCCCAAAATCGCAAACTTCACACCTGCTTCGTTCATCAAACGCGCAAATGCGAGCGCAATTTTTTGTGAACGGTTGTCGAATGCCCCCATCGAGCCAACCCAGAACAGATACTCAAACTCCTCATCTGCTTTTTTCAATTCTTTCACAGTTGGAATGCGAATATCCGGACTTGCATCACGCCATTTTTCTTTCTCTTTGCGGTTCAATCCCCACGGATTCCCTTGACGCTCAATGTTCGTCATAGCACGCTGTGCATCCGCATCCATTTTCCCTTCCGTCATCACAAGATAACGACGAAGGTCAATGATTTTGTCAACGTGTTCGTTCATCACCGGACATTGGTCTTCACAGTTTCGGCACGTTGTACATGCCCAAATTTCTTCTTCTGTAATAACATCGCCAATGAGTGCTGGACTGTAAATATCGTCCATAGAAGCACCTTCAAGACCCGCCGCGAGCGCAATTTGGTTCGCTTTCGTGTTGTTAAAAGCAAACGTCGGTACCCATGGTTTTTGCTTCGTCACGAGTGCACCTGTATTCGTTAAATTATCACGTAATTTCGTAATCAAGTCCATCGGAGACAGCATTTTACCCGTCCCTGCTGCTGGACACATATTTGTACAGCGCCCACATTCCACGCATGCATAAAGGTCAATCATTTGCAGTTGCGTGAAGTCAGTAATCTTTCCAACCCCAAGCGAAGGCATTTCATCCTCATCTTCCGCATTTTCCAATGCTTCAAAATCGATAGGCTTTAGCGTTCCCGCGTGGTCCAAACGATGGAAGTAAACGTTTGCAGGCCCTGCGATTAAGTGCGCGTGTTTAGATTGTGGCACGTACACAAGGAATGTCAGCAAGATGAGTAAGTGTGCCCACCAACCAACGAAGAACACAGCTGCCGCTCCTGTTGCCGGCAAGAATCCAAATACTGTAGCGATCAGTGATGCTACTGGCTCCGTCCATGTTGCGTCATGGCCTTGCCAAATAATATTCATACCGTTTGCAAGTAATGTCGAAAGCATGAGTCCCCCGATGAAGATCAGGACAAGCCCCGATTTCCATCCTCGCTTTAAACGTACAAGTTTCTCGATATATCGACGGTGGAATGCCCACACAACCGCCACAAGAATCGTCAATGCGACAATTTCTTGGAAAAATGTAAAGGCTGGATAAAGTGGTCCAAGCGGCAAATGCGAACCTGGTTTTAATCCTTTCCAAATCAAGTCAATTGCTCCAAGTTGTACGAGCAAAAAACCGTAGAAGAACAGTAAATGGATTGTCCCACTTTTCTTGTCCTTTAATAGTTTCTTTTGTCCGAAGACGTAGACCCAAATCTTTTGAAGACGTTCTTTGACGTTGTTGTCAAACTCTACTTTCTTCCCCAGTTTAATGAATTGAATCCGTGTTTTGATCAAATACGTGAACAAAGCAAGTGCATATGCGATCACTAGCAAGCATAAAATCCAGTTCGCAATTAGCAATGGGCTCATTCGTCCTCTCCCCTTCCTCCAAATGTTTTGACAATACTGATTATTTTGATGTAGAATAGCATTTAGATAGATGCTCTATCTTCTAGTTTAAATATGAATGAGCATTCAGTCAATGAAAACTTTTAAAAAGTTTAAAATACTCGTAACCTTATCAGCATTTAACGAGCCTTTTGACCTTGATAAAATGAGGTTTCTTAATCTTTTAATTAAAAAAGAGTTATTGGCCATAAATAATAGGCCAATAACTCTTTTTTATTCAATCACTTAATCGTTAACGCATCCAATTGATGTCCAAATAACCGTTGCGCATCTTTGATTTTCGTTTTCGAAATGGCAAGCAAGACAACCGTCGACGGGCCCGCCGTCTTCACTGCATCCAACGGCGTTTCGACAACAATCTCTACATCGCCTGTCATTTTGCGTACTTCCTTCAAAATCCCACTCGAGCCAACTGGCCATATCCGACTAACAACGCCCTGATCCAATGCTTGTCGAATAAGTCGAAGTGAAGCGACTTGCTCTGCAAAATCCAGCACTTCCTGCCCAACGAGCGGTGCACCATACGTAAACCATGTAAGCCCGTCAACAGCTGAACACTGTTGGCGTTTACCAATCATCGTGACCGCCATCGCCGACTGCATCAGCTCCATATTCGTTTCCGTACTGCCACTAATCGGCGGAACTTTAAGCCCCGCCTCTTGAAATAAATCCGTCACACCCGCCACATATTTTTCCCAGCTGGCGCTGCCGCTAAAGTTGTGAATCAAAATCGTCGTCGGCTCCGCACATGCTGCCCATTGCTCCAACAATGCGACACGCGCCGCGTAATGAGCAGTCAAACGATCTGGCACTGCCACGCTGTCCGCAGGCTTTTCACCGATGCTACCCGAATTATCTGTTGTGACCACAAAATCATCACCAATCATAATGGCATTCCTCAACGGAGTGCCCCCATTCGACCTTTCGCTACTTGCTGCAATGCTGGTATGACAACCGCTGCCACCGCCGAATTCAATAACGTCGCGACCAAAATCGACGGCAAGATGCCTACAAAAAATGCCGGCGACACAAGGAAATAAAACGGCAGAGGTGCCAACAAACCGTTCGCGAGAATAAAGAACCCCCACTTCATGAGCGTGTAGCCTGCTTTATGCAAGTACGAAAAGATCACAACAATTGCAAACATTTCAAGCGCAACTAACACATGAAACGGCCCCATAGGAAATCCCGCATACATCGCTGAAGCCACATGACCTAGCGTTGCTGCGATGCCCGAAAATAACGGTGGTAAAAAAGCTACGGATAACAGCGCAGGTACCGTATCGAGCGCCAATGAACCCATTGCAGAGGGAATTTTAATCATCCCACCAATCACACACATCGCTGCGAACAACGCAGTCAGTGTCAACCGTTGCAACTTCATGCGATTAGTCCTCCTTTTTCTTATCCGTCCTAAACACTTTCGCACTTCTCACATACTCATTATCCGGCACATTGACCCGAGCATTGGCAATACGAGCCGCCACGAATAAATAGTCCGATAGACGATTCAAATACTTTTGCACCGTTGCAGGTACATCTTCTTCTGCCTTCATCAATGTCACTGTCTGACGTTCTGCACGTCTGGCAATCGTCCGCGCAATATGCAACGTGGCAGCAGCTGGTGAGCCACCCGGTAAGATGAAACGCTCAAGCTCGGGCGCCTCCTCCATCAACTCATCAATGCGTTGTTCTAACACTTCAATCGGCTCTTCGGACAATTTGTAATGGCGTTCTTTCATGACATTCGCCAAGTCGCCACCGCCATCGAATAATTCGTTTTGAATCGTTTCCAAGTCCGTTAGCAAATCGGCAAAAATCGTCGCATCCAACTCCGTCATTGCCTTGCCGATAAATGAATTCAGCTCATCTGTCGTGCCGTATGCTTCCACACGTAAACTATCTTTATCGACACGTCCACCTATTAAACTTGTTTTCCCTTTATCCCCTGTACGTGTATAAATTTTCATCTTCAATCTCCCCTTTTCTTTAGTATTTGTGCAAGTCCATACCAAATCCGTGTCACTTCATCCGCTTCCGCCATCAACCGCTGATAGAGCCGTCCACACGCATCACGCAACTGGCGCTGCTGTGCGTCAATCGGGACAATTCCTCGGCCGATATCTGTCAAAATCACAATGACATCGCGCACCTCAATCGCCTTCATGATAGACTCAACAGCCTCAGCCTCCGGCAATTCTGTTTCTGCCAGCCATTTTTCCAGTCCTGCAATCACAATGGGCTGAGTTGTGGGCAAGTTCTGCGGGGGACACTCCCCTTCAAACCACACACACTCTTTATCCACTAACATCGTTCTTACATAGTCCCTTTTGCCGTTATGGGCACCGCCGATATAGATGCGCACGTTTTTCCCTCCTTGAACGCTTTTTCACTCGACCATTCAAGGCGATAACCTGTACCATGCGGAATGTCCCATGACCAAAACGCACGCGCAACAGGTGAAAAGGCCGTTAAAATAGCGCGTATGGGGCCGCCATGTGTCACCACAACGGCATCGTTCGACAACTCACTAAACGCAGGCAACACACGTGCTTCCAACGCTACCAAACTTTCACCACCCCTTGGTGCTATTCCGTAAGGGTCGTCAATCCACGCACGATAGTCCTTATCCTCTTCAAGGTCGGCATACGTTTTTCCTTCAAAATCACCGAAATGACATTCACGCCAACGACAATCCACCTCATACACCGCCTGTGGACAATACAATGCGGCGCTCTGCCTCACACGTAGTAAATCGCTCCCGACAACATGCGTTGGCTCAAAAGGCAATCCACTATCCCATGCTTCCAACGGCAAAATGGGTTCGTCTGTCCAACCGATATATTTGCGTGCTACATTTCCAGCCGTCGGCAAATGACGCATCACATAGATAACAAAGCTACGAGCCATAACAATGCCTCCATTCCTTCGATGAACGCACCACATAAATCGCCGCTAACGCCACCAAAATGCTTTAGCGACCATTTGCGAAATAACACAACGCCTACAAACAATACGACTGCCCATGCTACTGGGATACTTATACTATTCATCACGAATCCGACAATGAACATGGCCAACACACTACCAATCACGGAACAACCTATCACCACATTGCCTGCCATTTTCTCTTTAAAGAAATGAGCAATGCCTTTGTCTTTCGCCAGTGGAACCGTAGTGAAATAAACATTCAAAGCGGCGCGCGCTAACAATGGGATTGCGATGAATAACGCGACATTTCCCATTCCACGCAGTAACAGTTCATTGAACAAGGCGATTTTCACAATGACCAGCAGCACAAGTGCCATCGCTCCAAACGCGCCCAGACGCGGATCATCTAAAATTTCCAATCGTTTCTCGCGGTCCCGATAGGAAAAAAATGCATCGCCCGTATCCGCCCAGCCATCCAAATGCAGACCACCTGTTAACACAATGCCTGCCAATAGAATGAGAACCGCCGTCAGCAATGTCCCCATGTGCAATTCCTGAAACAACACAAAGGACACTGTATACATGACAAGCCCGATGGCAGCGCCAACAACGGGAAGCGCCACATACATAGCCGTCACGTCTTTACGCTCCAACGGCAATTCTTTTTTTATAGGAATCGATGTGAAAAACTGCAACGCTAACAACAAACCGTTCACATTATTCCTCCTGCCCCGACAGGATTTCTTTCAGCAGCGGCCAATTGACATTGCTCTTCACATGCGCCGCCCACTCACCATAGATATCGACACCTTGTGGCGCGCGCATAACAGGTCGATCCGCGTCTTCCTCTTCAATGCCATGATCGACTTTGTAAGGAATCACACCTGCGACAGGAATGCCTGTATAGGATTCAATAAATTCGATGCCTTCTTGAAATAACGCGACATCTCCGTGAAATTTATTGATGATAATAGCCTTCACACGCGCTCGGTGTGCAGGTGAAAGCAGTTGCAGTGTACCGACAATCGACGCAATCGCACCGCCGCGGTCAATATCGGCTACCAATAGGACGGGTACATCCGCAATATCCGCAACGCGCATATTGACGATTTCTCGATCATTGAGATTCACTTCTGCTGGACTACCTGCGCCTTCAATAATGACAGTGTCATAAGTCTCCGCCAGTTTGGCAAGTGATGTTTCAATCGCTTCAATAGCACGATGAAAAAATTGCTTGCGATAAGCCATGCCTGCTACGGGACCAAACTTTTCACCAAAGAATAACACTTCTGATTTCATACCTGCCACCGGCTTCAGTAAAATCGGATTCATAGCAATCGATGGTGTTGTTCTAGCCGCCAATGCTTGGATAAATTGCGCCCGGCTCATTTCTTCTCCATTCGCCGTTGTTGCAGAAAAGCCCGACATGTTTTGGGATTTAAAAGGCGTTACCCGTACCCCTTCATCGGCCAATAAACGGCATAACGCTGTGCAAATCATCGTCTTTCCTGAATCGGATGCCGTTCCGACTACCATTAATCCGTTCATGTCTCTCCTCCTCATCGTTCATTTTTCCAAACTGTTGCCATCCCGTAATCCATTTCAATCGCCGTGTCTGCTGTTACGACAAGTTGTTGATGAATCTGTCCAATCCATGAACGATATATTTCCGTTTCCTCATCATGTAATGGCAATTCATCGAGCACTTCATTGGACACGATAACAAGATGTGTGACCTTTTGACGCATCGTGTCAATCGTTCCATATAGCTGCTCTACTTTTTGCGCCATGCAGCCGGGTTGCTGAATGCAAGGCGTCCCTACTTCCCAACCGGCATACAACTCATTGGCAAGCCATGTCGTTAAGCAATCCCATAACACATAATCGTCTTGCTGAATCGACGACAATACGGCTTCTAGCTGCGTCGGCTGTTCAAGCGTTGTCCAGTTGTCATCCGCACGGTCATGCCGATGCTTGTCAATACGCGCCTGCATTTCTAAATCCGTTGCTGTACCGGAAGCAATGTAGACAAGCCGACTCCCATTTTCCTGTGCCTCGCCAACAAGAATGCGTTCCGCATAAGCACTTTTCCCACTGCGAACGCCGCCGCATATGAACGTTAATTTTCCGCGAACCATCGTGTCAACTCTTCCCTTAGTGCAATCATTTCATCTTCACTTTTCATACCAACTCGTAACCAACGCCCATCCATACCACGGAAATTTTCAGAATGACGAAGGACAATACCGCGTGCCAATAAATCCCGGTATAACTGCCCAGTCGCTTGCACTGTCCCAAGCTTAAATGTGAGGAAGTTCGCAACCGAATCCGTTACCGTACAGCCGTGTTCCTGAAGAAATGCCGTCATCTTGCCCCTTTCAACCGTTGCATGCTGAATCGCCTGTTGGCGGAATGCCTCTTGCTGCAAACAAACCGCCCCTACTCGAGCCGCCATCCCGTTAACATTCCAATGAGGTGCGAGCGCTTTAACCCCCGCAATGATGGTCGGATGTGCCACCACATAACCCAAGCGGATGCCTGGAATAGCGTACATTTTCGTCATCGAACGAACGATGATGACATGAGGAAATTCTTTTATTTCTGCAATAAACGATCGCGACTCGTCAACAAAATCGATAAATGCTTCATCCAACACGACCTCGCAGCCCACTTGCGCACCATGACGAATAATCGTCCGGAGTACTTCCCGTTCCGGTAGCATGCCCGTTGGATTATTTGGCGTACATAAGTACAACACGGCCGACGACTCCATCGCTTGATAAATGTCCGCAAGTGGCAACGTAAAGCCCTCCGCTTCCGAAGCCACTACCCGCACAATCTCCACCTGCTTTGCCAGCAAGGTCGCCTCATATTCGGAAAACGTAGGGTGAACAACCACAGCCCGTTTCCCACGATAGCGCTCCGCTACAAGCGCCAACAATTCGGCTGCCCCGTTTCCGGCAACAATAAACGAAGACGGCACACTATGAAAATCTGCCACAGCAGATAAAAACGGTTCGCCATCAGGATCGGGATAAGACGCTAATTCCGCCACTAAACGAGGCCACATCTCCAACACAGCCTGCGGTGGACCCGCTGGATTGACATTCTCACTGACATCCAATATACGTTCCGGCACATCCATACCCAGTTTTGCATAGACCTGATGCGGATTCGCACCGTGCTCAGGCAATTGCATAGACAAACACTCCAATCACGGTCATCGTCAACCAAAACACCAATGCGACCGTATGCATTTGCGTCAATGTCGATTTAATATGTAAGGCAGTCAATGGAACAATGGCCGGACCAATTTCAGGTCGTTTCGACACAACACCTCGATACGTGCTCTGTCCCCCTAATTTCACACCCAATTGCCAAGCCGTCGCCGCCTCCAAAAAGCCACTGTTCGGACTGGCATGGCGTCTAGCATCTCTACTCCAACCCGAAAATCGTTTCCAGAAGCTCAGCTGGCCTTCATTTGGCGTATAAAAAATCATCAGCAACCCCGTAATACGCGCGGGAATGAAATTCAATACATCATCCGTACGTGCGGAAAACTTGCCAAACTGCTCGTAGCGCTCATCTTTATAGCCAATCATCGAATCGAGTGTGTTTACCGCTTTATACATCCATAAGCCAGGTGCCCCGAAAAGAAACGCCCAAAACAACGGTGATGTAATGCCATCTGCCGTATTTTCCGATACCGTTTCAATCGCCCCACGCGCAATGTCACCTTCCTGTAACTTATCAGTATCACGCCCAACAATCCATGACAGCTTCGTACGCGCTTCCTGTAAATCCCCCATCGCGAGTGGCTCGTAAACCGCGAGCGCCGCATCTCGTAAACTTTTTTGCGCTAGCCCAATCGCAATGAGCATCGCCTCGACGAGCACGCCGACAAAAAG from Sporosarcina sp. FSL K6-1522 includes the following:
- the cbiB gene encoding adenosylcobinamide-phosphate synthase CbiB; amino-acid sequence: MPAHFIAIAIGFMLDRIVGDPPTWPHPIRWIGTLITKGTAVLNKGRFRTGKGALMLIGVVGIVFSIVFTLVALAYQLHLFVGVLVEAMLIAIGLAQKSLRDAALAVYEPLAMGDLQEARTKLSWIVGRDTDKLQEGDIARGAIETVSENTADGITSPLFWAFLFGAPGLWMYKAVNTLDSMIGYKDERYEQFGKFSARTDDVLNFIPARITGLLMIFYTPNEGQLSFWKRFSGWSRDARRHASPNSGFLEAATAWQLGVKLGGQSTYRGVVSKRPEIGPAIVPLTALHIKSTLTQMHTVALVFWLTMTVIGVFVYAIA
- a CDS encoding threonine-phosphate decarboxylase, which produces MQLPEHGANPHQVYAKLGMDVPERILDVSENVNPAGPPQAVLEMWPRLVAELASYPDPDGEPFLSAVADFHSVPSSFIVAGNGAAELLALVAERYRGKRAVVVHPTFSEYEATLLAKQVEIVRVVASEAEGFTLPLADIYQAMESSAVLYLCTPNNPTGMLPEREVLRTIIRHGAQVGCEVVLDEAFIDFVDESRSFIAEIKEFPHVIIVRSMTKMYAIPGIRLGYVVAHPTIIAGVKALAPHWNVNGMAARVGAVCLQQEAFRQQAIQHATVERGKMTAFLQEHGCTVTDSVANFLTFKLGTVQATGQLYRDLLARGIVLRHSENFRGMDGRWLRVGMKSEDEMIALREELTRWFAEN